The Coregonus clupeaformis isolate EN_2021a chromosome 3, ASM2061545v1, whole genome shotgun sequence genome includes a region encoding these proteins:
- the cplx2 gene encoding complexin-2: MNFVMKQALGGATKDMGKMLGGEEEKDPEAAKKKKEEEEERQEALRQQEEERKDKHRKMESEREVVRQSIRIKYGLKKKEEKEAEEKAAMEQACEGSLTRAKKAIPAGCGDEEDEDEESILDTVLKFLPGPLQDMFKK; encoded by the exons atgaattttGTGATGAAGCAAGCCTTAGGTG GGGCCACCAAAGACATGGGGAAAAtgttaggaggagaggaggagaaggatccAGAGGCCgcaaagaagaagaaggaggaagaggaggagagacaggaggctctgagacaacaggaggaggagaggaaggataaGCACCGGAAAATGGAGTCAGAAAGAGAAGTAGTACGACAGTCCATCAGGATCAAG TATGGCctgaagaagaaggaggagaaggaggcggAGGAGAAGGCGGCCATGGAGCAGGCCTGCGAGGGGTCTCTGACGCGCGCCAAGAAGGCCATCCCAGCCGGGTGCGGAGAcgaggaggatgaggatgaggagagcaTTCTGGACACCGTCCTCAAGTTCCTCCCTGGACCTCTGCAGGACATGTTCAAGAAGTAA